Proteins encoded by one window of Psychromonas sp. L1A2:
- a CDS encoding YqaA family protein, whose translation MNDYWLLFSSAFISSTLFPGGSEVLFVYYLKQQFSLKWGFLLVAIIGNSLGSIVTYLLGFYIHFGQEKAAVKYPKTLFFCKKWGNVALLLSWLPIIGDVICLFAGWLKLPKTIAFINIVIGKSLRYLFLLVLVALWP comes from the coding sequence ATGAATGATTATTGGCTGTTGTTTAGCAGCGCCTTTATTTCATCGACACTCTTTCCTGGTGGGTCAGAGGTATTATTTGTTTATTACCTTAAACAACAATTTTCATTAAAGTGGGGATTTTTGTTAGTGGCCATTATCGGTAATAGCTTGGGATCTATTGTCACTTACTTACTGGGCTTCTATATCCATTTTGGTCAAGAAAAAGCAGCGGTGAAGTACCCTAAGACTTTATTCTTCTGTAAAAAGTGGGGCAACGTTGCGCTGCTATTAAGTTGGTTACCGATTATTGGTGATGTTATTTGTTTGTTTGCTGGATGGCTTAAGTTACCAAAAACCATTGCCTTTATTAATATTGTAATAGGTAAAAGTTTACGTTATTTATTTTTACTCGTCTTAGTTGCACTATGGCCCTAG
- a CDS encoding sodium ion-translocating decarboxylase subunit beta, translated as MTLWADTGIANFQWPELVMMAVGGLLLYLAIVRKFEPLLLLPIGFGAILANIPNAGFNDEGGMLYYIYHIGIETGIFPLIIFMGVGALTDFGALIANPKTLFLGAAAQFGIFATLFGAILLNLVPGFEFTLADASAIAIIGGADGPTAIFLASKLAPDLLGAIAVAAYSYMALVPIIQPPIMRALTTQAEREIKMEQLRPVSKKEKIIFPLAVLFMTILFLPAATPLVGMFCLGNLMRESGVVDRLSSTAQNELINIVTIFLGLGVGSKLSADKFLNLETLGILGLGAIAFSIGTASGVIMAKIMGRFSKSPINPLIGAAGVSAVPMAARVANKVGLEANPHNFLLMHAMGPNVAGVLGSAVAAGVLLAIVG; from the coding sequence ATGACACTGTGGGCTGATACGGGAATTGCAAATTTCCAATGGCCTGAGCTAGTGATGATGGCTGTCGGTGGTTTGCTATTATATTTAGCAATCGTACGTAAGTTTGAGCCACTTTTATTATTACCAATTGGGTTTGGCGCTATTTTAGCGAATATTCCTAATGCTGGTTTTAATGATGAAGGCGGTATGCTTTATTACATTTATCATATTGGTATTGAAACGGGCATTTTCCCGTTGATTATCTTTATGGGTGTTGGTGCATTAACAGACTTTGGTGCGTTGATTGCTAACCCTAAAACGTTGTTTTTAGGCGCAGCTGCTCAATTTGGTATTTTTGCTACACTATTTGGTGCAATTCTATTAAACCTAGTACCTGGTTTTGAGTTCACTCTGGCTGATGCTTCAGCTATTGCCATCATTGGTGGAGCTGATGGGCCAACTGCTATTTTCTTAGCTTCTAAATTAGCCCCTGACTTGTTAGGTGCAATTGCCGTCGCTGCTTACTCATATATGGCGTTAGTGCCAATTATCCAACCGCCAATTATGCGTGCATTAACGACGCAAGCTGAGCGTGAGATAAAAATGGAGCAGTTGCGTCCAGTAAGCAAAAAAGAAAAAATCATCTTTCCTCTCGCTGTTTTATTTATGACAATTCTATTCTTACCGGCTGCAACACCGCTAGTAGGTATGTTTTGTTTAGGTAATTTAATGCGTGAGTCTGGTGTGGTAGATCGCTTAAGTTCAACTGCTCAAAATGAGTTGATTAATATAGTGACTATCTTCCTAGGTTTAGGTGTTGGTTCTAAATTATCTGCTGATAAGTTCTTGAACTTAGAAACATTAGGTATTTTAGGGTTAGGCGCTATTGCTTTCTCTATTGGTACTGCATCTGGTGTGATCATGGCAAAAATTATGGGGCGCTTCTCTAAGAGTCCTATCAATCCATTGATTGGTGCTGCAGGTGTGTCAGCTGTTCCTATGGCTGCACGTGTTGCTAATAAAGTAGGCCTTGAAGCTAACCCGCATAACTTCCTCTTAATGCATGCAATGGGCCCGAATGTGGCTGGTGTATTAGGTAGTGCTGTTGCTGCTGGTGTGTTGTTAGCTATTGTTGGTTAA
- the oadA gene encoding sodium-extruding oxaloacetate decarboxylase subunit alpha, with product MSKPLAITEVVLRDAHQSLFATRMRIDDMLPIAEKLDKVGYWSLETWGGATFDSCIRYLGEDPWDRIRALKAAMPNTPQQMLLRAQNLLGYRHYADDVVQKFIERAHTNGVDVFRIFDAMNDVRNFETAIKSAIDVGAHAQGTISYTTSPVHTIDGWVDMAKRMEDMGSHSICIKDMAGLLKPYVAEELVTKIKACTNIPLALHCHATTGLSVATQQKAIDAGVDIIDTAISSMSMTYGHSPTETLVSIVEGTPRDTGLDLHKLEEISSYFREVRKKYVKFEGELKGVDPRILLAQVPGGMLTNMESQLKQQGAGDKMDEVLKEIPRVREDLGFIPLVTPTSQIVGTQAVINVLMGERYKNITKETAGVLKGEYGAAPAPVNAELQAKVLDGAEAITCRPADNIAPEMATIEAELKKLAAEKNIKLAENEIDDALIYALFPEIGLKFLENRNNPDAFEPVPSADDMKVAAPSNKEPESYSVSVDGQLYNVQVGPEGSIDGITPVKAAGQVNATVSANVAAPAASAEGEDVPAPLAGNIFKVLVNNGDYVDEGDVLLIMEAMKMETEIRAPKSGTVQAVNTKEGNAVTVGESLFVIG from the coding sequence ATGTCTAAGCCTCTCGCAATCACCGAAGTTGTTTTACGTGATGCACACCAATCATTATTTGCAACGCGCATGCGTATTGACGATATGTTACCCATCGCAGAGAAATTAGATAAAGTAGGCTACTGGTCTTTAGAGACTTGGGGCGGCGCTACTTTTGATTCATGTATTCGTTATTTAGGTGAAGATCCTTGGGATCGTATTCGCGCTTTAAAAGCGGCGATGCCAAACACACCACAACAAATGCTGTTAAGAGCACAAAACCTATTAGGTTACCGTCATTATGCTGATGATGTTGTTCAAAAGTTTATTGAGCGTGCACATACTAATGGCGTTGATGTATTCCGTATTTTTGATGCAATGAATGATGTGCGTAACTTTGAAACCGCAATCAAGTCTGCTATCGACGTGGGTGCGCATGCACAAGGTACTATCTCTTATACGACTAGCCCTGTTCATACGATTGACGGTTGGGTTGATATGGCAAAACGCATGGAAGACATGGGTTCGCACTCAATTTGTATTAAAGATATGGCTGGTTTATTAAAACCTTATGTTGCAGAAGAATTAGTCACTAAAATTAAAGCGTGTACTAATATCCCATTAGCTTTGCATTGTCATGCGACAACGGGTTTAAGTGTTGCTACTCAGCAAAAAGCCATTGATGCGGGTGTTGATATTATTGATACTGCTATTTCATCAATGAGTATGACTTACGGCCATTCACCAACGGAAACATTGGTTTCTATTGTTGAAGGTACGCCGCGTGATACTGGATTAGATTTACATAAGCTTGAAGAAATCTCTTCTTACTTCCGTGAAGTGCGTAAAAAATACGTGAAATTTGAAGGTGAATTGAAAGGCGTTGATCCACGTATCTTGTTAGCACAAGTACCGGGTGGCATGTTAACTAATATGGAAAGCCAGCTTAAACAGCAAGGTGCTGGCGATAAGATGGATGAAGTATTGAAAGAGATCCCGCGTGTTCGTGAAGATCTTGGTTTTATTCCTTTAGTAACACCTACTTCTCAAATCGTTGGTACACAAGCTGTGATCAATGTATTGATGGGTGAGCGCTACAAAAATATCACTAAAGAAACCGCTGGTGTATTAAAAGGCGAATACGGTGCTGCTCCTGCTCCTGTTAATGCTGAATTACAAGCAAAAGTATTAGATGGGGCTGAGGCAATTACTTGTCGTCCTGCTGATAATATTGCTCCAGAAATGGCGACTATTGAAGCTGAACTTAAAAAGTTAGCGGCCGAGAAAAATATTAAGCTTGCTGAGAATGAAATTGATGATGCTCTTATTTATGCATTATTCCCTGAGATTGGACTTAAATTCTTAGAAAACCGTAATAACCCTGATGCATTTGAGCCAGTACCAAGCGCAGATGATATGAAAGTAGCTGCACCATCAAACAAGGAACCTGAATCATACTCAGTGTCAGTTGATGGCCAGTTATATAATGTACAAGTAGGCCCTGAAGGTAGTATTGATGGTATTACGCCAGTGAAAGCAGCCGGTCAAGTCAATGCAACGGTTTCAGCTAATGTTGCTGCGCCTGCTGCTAGCGCGGAAGGTGAAGATGTACCAGCTCCTTTAGCGGGTAACATCTTTAAAGTGCTTGTTAATAATGGTGATTACGTCGATGAAGGTGATGTACTGCTAATCATGGAAGCGATGAAAATGGAAACTGAAATTCGTGCTCCAAAATCAGGCACAGTACAAGCTGTTAATACCAAAGAGGGTAATGCTGTTACTGTTGGTGAATCACTGTTCGTAATAGGTTAA
- a CDS encoding OadG family transporter subunit, which translates to MDISGSLVTALTLLGLGMAFVYMFLGLLFICINLMAKYIPADKPVITPQRKTAAASKAAGQAQASPQVIAAITSAVQQYRKAQTV; encoded by the coding sequence ATGGATATTTCAGGGTCTTTAGTTACCGCGTTAACGTTACTGGGTCTCGGCATGGCATTTGTTTATATGTTTTTAGGGTTACTCTTTATTTGTATCAACCTAATGGCAAAATATATTCCTGCGGATAAACCCGTTATTACCCCTCAACGCAAAACCGCTGCAGCATCTAAAGCAGCTGGTCAAGCACAAGCAAGCCCTCAAGTTATTGCCGCTATCACAAGCGCAGTGCAACAATACCGTAAAGCACAAACAGTATGA
- the csrA gene encoding carbon storage regulator CsrA, with protein MLILTRRVGETLMIGDNVTVTVLGVKGNQVRVGVNAPKDVSVHREEIYMRIQAEKNAAS; from the coding sequence ATGTTAATTTTAACACGCCGTGTAGGCGAAACTCTTATGATTGGCGACAACGTAACAGTGACTGTATTAGGCGTTAAAGGTAATCAAGTACGTGTAGGCGTTAATGCTCCAAAAGATGTCTCTGTGCATCGTGAAGAGATTTATATGCGCATTCAAGCTGAAAAGAATGCTGCTAGTTAA
- a CDS encoding aspartate kinase, producing the protein MALLVQKYGGTSVGNVERIKAVAEKVKATKEAGHDVVVVLSAMSGETNRLIALAKEFNATPTAREMDVLLTTGEQTTIALLSMALHNLGVDAVSMTGDQIRLKTDSNHAKARILNVETENLQKHIKEGRVVVVAGFQGRSEDNNITTLGRGGSDTSAVAIAAALKADECQIYTDVDGVYTTDPRVEPNARRLDSITFEEMLEMASLGAKVLQIRSVEFAGKYNVPLRVLSSFKDGGGTLISYEENKMESPVISGIAFNRDEARLTLSGVPDQPTVAAQILSPIGAANIDVDMIVQNTLGDGKTDFTFTVHRDDYDQATKLLNVVCEKLKANSVQGNNEIAKVSVVGVGMWNHPGVAQKMFETLGAEGINMHQIATSEIKISVLVDSKYLELAVRALHKAFELETEPTQEK; encoded by the coding sequence ATGGCATTACTAGTTCAAAAATATGGTGGTACTTCCGTTGGCAATGTGGAACGTATCAAAGCCGTCGCCGAGAAAGTTAAAGCGACGAAAGAAGCGGGTCATGATGTAGTTGTTGTTTTATCGGCTATGTCTGGTGAAACAAATCGATTAATCGCCTTGGCTAAAGAGTTTAACGCTACACCGACTGCTCGTGAGATGGATGTATTGTTGACCACTGGTGAACAAACGACTATCGCTTTGCTGTCTATGGCGCTACACAATCTAGGTGTTGATGCTGTTTCAATGACCGGTGACCAAATTCGCTTAAAAACGGATTCAAACCATGCTAAAGCACGTATTCTAAATGTTGAAACTGAGAATCTTCAGAAGCATATAAAAGAAGGTCGTGTTGTTGTTGTCGCTGGTTTCCAAGGTCGTAGTGAAGATAATAACATTACAACACTAGGGCGAGGAGGTAGTGATACTTCAGCGGTTGCTATCGCTGCTGCATTAAAAGCAGATGAATGCCAAATCTATACGGATGTTGATGGTGTTTATACTACTGACCCACGTGTAGAGCCGAATGCTCGTCGTCTTGATAGTATTACGTTTGAAGAAATGCTTGAAATGGCTAGCTTAGGCGCGAAAGTGTTACAAATTCGCTCAGTAGAATTTGCAGGAAAATACAACGTGCCACTACGTGTACTTTCTAGTTTTAAAGATGGTGGTGGTACGTTAATTAGTTATGAGGAAAATAAAATGGAATCTCCTGTTATCTCTGGCATCGCGTTTAATCGTGATGAAGCGCGTTTAACTTTATCTGGTGTTCCTGATCAACCAACGGTTGCAGCTCAAATCCTTTCTCCTATTGGTGCTGCAAACATTGATGTTGATATGATTGTGCAAAACACATTAGGTGACGGTAAAACAGACTTTACCTTTACAGTGCATCGTGATGACTACGATCAAGCGACAAAATTATTAAATGTTGTTTGTGAGAAGCTAAAAGCTAATTCTGTACAAGGTAATAATGAGATTGCAAAAGTATCTGTTGTTGGTGTTGGTATGTGGAATCACCCAGGTGTTGCACAAAAAATGTTTGAAACCTTGGGCGCAGAAGGGATCAACATGCACCAAATAGCTACTTCTGAAATTAAAATTTCAGTGTTAGTTGATAGTAAGTATTTAGAATTAGCTGTACGTGCTTTACATAAAGCATTTGAACTTGAAACAGAACCAACGCAAGAAAAATAG